The proteins below come from a single Halomonas binhaiensis genomic window:
- a CDS encoding acetyl/propionyl/methylcrotonyl-CoA carboxylase subunit alpha has protein sequence MKKVLIANRGEIAVRIARACADYGVSSVAVYADADFNALHTQVADEAYALEGKSATQTYLNLDKLLSIAHQSGADAVHPGYGFLSESADFARAVINAGLTWIGPSPASIEQLGDKVQARKIAMQVGAPLVQGTTDPVTGAAEVVAFAREHGLPIAIKAAFGGGGRGLKVAWQLDEVEELYASAVREATAAFGRGECFVEQYLDRPRHVEVQVLADQHGNVQVLGTRDCSLQRRNQKLVEEAPAPFLSEDQHRTLMTAARDICAQASYVGAGTVEFLLSTSGAISFLEVNTRLQVEHPITEETSGIDLVVEQLRIADGLPLASTETPTPRGHAFEFRLNAEDVGRGFLPTPGSITTFSMPSGPGIRVDSGVDSGSRVPGEFDSLMAKLIVTGATRKQAIARARRALQECRIEGVASVLPFHQAVMQHDDFVGQDNFKVHTRWIETQLTDLPTAERPQPAGDVRLHHTVMEINGRRVKIGLPVELLNAIQTIPEGALPQHQQDGPQAQDSSPEDGVLSPITGNLLSWSVEDGALVEPGDTLAIMEAMKMETTVTASRRGRVQLLTKAGEQVEAATLIARLIEGD, from the coding sequence ATGAAAAAAGTCCTCATCGCCAACCGTGGCGAGATTGCCGTGCGCATCGCACGTGCCTGTGCCGACTACGGCGTGTCCTCGGTGGCCGTCTATGCAGATGCAGACTTCAACGCGCTGCATACCCAGGTCGCCGACGAAGCCTATGCACTGGAAGGAAAGAGCGCGACGCAGACCTACCTCAATCTGGATAAGCTGCTCTCGATTGCCCATCAAAGCGGAGCTGACGCGGTACACCCCGGTTACGGATTCCTGTCCGAAAGTGCCGACTTTGCCAGAGCCGTGATCAATGCAGGCCTGACCTGGATCGGCCCATCCCCTGCCTCCATCGAACAACTCGGCGACAAGGTTCAGGCGCGCAAGATCGCCATGCAGGTGGGTGCGCCACTCGTTCAGGGCACAACAGACCCCGTCACAGGCGCCGCTGAGGTCGTGGCCTTTGCCCGCGAGCATGGCCTGCCGATTGCCATCAAGGCCGCCTTTGGCGGAGGTGGCAGAGGACTCAAGGTCGCCTGGCAACTCGACGAGGTCGAAGAACTCTATGCTTCCGCCGTGCGTGAGGCGACAGCGGCCTTTGGCCGTGGGGAATGCTTTGTCGAGCAGTACCTTGACCGCCCGCGCCACGTGGAAGTCCAGGTACTGGCGGACCAGCATGGCAACGTTCAGGTGCTGGGCACGCGCGACTGTTCATTGCAGCGTCGCAACCAAAAACTGGTCGAGGAAGCTCCGGCGCCTTTCCTCAGCGAGGATCAGCATCGGACGCTGATGACAGCCGCCCGGGATATCTGTGCCCAAGCTAGCTATGTCGGGGCCGGTACGGTGGAGTTTCTGCTCAGCACCAGTGGCGCCATTTCGTTTCTTGAGGTCAACACCCGGCTGCAGGTAGAGCATCCCATTACCGAAGAAACCTCAGGCATCGACCTGGTCGTCGAGCAACTGCGCATTGCTGACGGACTGCCCCTTGCCTCTACTGAAACACCGACGCCACGAGGCCATGCCTTCGAATTCCGCCTCAATGCCGAAGATGTCGGGCGAGGCTTCCTGCCGACACCTGGCAGCATCACCACATTCAGCATGCCCTCCGGCCCCGGTATCCGCGTGGATAGCGGCGTGGACTCAGGCTCACGCGTACCTGGCGAGTTCGACTCATTGATGGCCAAGTTGATTGTCACGGGCGCGACACGCAAGCAGGCTATCGCTCGTGCACGACGGGCATTGCAGGAATGCCGCATCGAGGGGGTCGCCAGTGTTCTGCCCTTTCATCAGGCCGTCATGCAGCATGACGATTTTGTCGGCCAGGATAATTTCAAGGTCCATACGCGCTGGATAGAGACGCAACTCACAGACCTGCCGACAGCGGAACGCCCCCAACCTGCCGGTGATGTTCGTTTGCACCACACGGTGATGGAAATCAACGGGCGTCGCGTCAAGATCGGACTGCCAGTGGAACTGTTGAATGCCATTCAGACCATTCCCGAAGGCGCACTGCCACAGCACCAACAGGATGGACCTCAAGCGCAGGACAGTTCGCCGGAAGATGGGGTCCTGTCCCCCATTACCGGTAACCTGCTGTCGTGGTCGGTGGAAGATGGCGCCCTGGTCGAACC
- a CDS encoding urea amidolyase family protein translates to MRFLPVNSHTLMVELEDLQQTLSLFHALQRAPIKGIVELVPAARTLLTTFQPEVISRQHLIEQLAGCDLDQGSISATRHLKIPVHYEGEDLKHVAELLGISSHEVIQRHTQSTYHVAFSGFAPGFAYLSSDDSLLNVPRRSEPRTRIPPGAVALAGAFSGIYPKASPGGWQIIGHTSLNMWDLDRTPPALLQPGDQVHFVDAGPSPRTQVPVGENCPASPSKRETASGRRVASSGLEITATGLQALFQDQGRPGQASQGISRSGAMDRGALRQANRLVGNDADQAGIELVHGGFQCISRGEQVVAITGADVPLMLKTADGRQWPLLTHQPVALADGDTLTLGSPRAGIRAYLAIRGGFQEEAVVGSRSSDTLAGIGPAPLAVGDILAVSPHPLRRAVAAPEVPIQSLPTLHDVVMLDVELGPRTDWFNADAIHMLTQQEWQITAQSDRVGLRLKGEAPLTRRITHELPSEGTVRGAIQVPSNGQPVLFMADHPLTGGYPVIACVARHHLDLAGQLPVGARVRFNPITAFEAKSIDD, encoded by the coding sequence TTGCGTTTTCTGCCGGTCAATTCACACACCCTGATGGTCGAGCTCGAGGATCTGCAGCAGACCCTGTCGCTCTTCCATGCTCTGCAGAGGGCGCCCATCAAGGGAATCGTCGAGCTGGTTCCCGCGGCACGCACCCTTCTGACCACCTTCCAGCCTGAGGTGATTTCCCGACAGCACTTGATAGAGCAATTGGCTGGCTGCGACCTTGACCAGGGCAGTATCTCGGCGACTCGCCACCTCAAGATTCCTGTTCACTACGAGGGCGAGGACCTGAAGCATGTTGCCGAGTTGCTGGGTATATCCAGCCACGAAGTCATCCAACGCCATACACAAAGCACCTATCACGTTGCCTTCAGTGGATTCGCGCCGGGTTTTGCCTACCTCAGCAGTGATGACTCGCTACTCAATGTTCCCAGGCGCAGCGAACCGCGGACTCGCATCCCTCCAGGTGCCGTGGCCTTGGCCGGTGCCTTCAGCGGCATCTACCCCAAGGCCAGCCCGGGAGGCTGGCAGATCATTGGCCACACATCACTGAACATGTGGGATCTTGACCGGACTCCCCCTGCGCTGTTGCAACCCGGCGACCAGGTGCATTTCGTCGATGCCGGCCCCTCGCCTCGTACACAGGTTCCGGTCGGGGAAAACTGTCCTGCCTCACCCTCGAAGCGTGAGACAGCTTCTGGCAGACGTGTTGCCTCATCGGGACTCGAGATCACGGCCACCGGCCTGCAGGCGCTGTTTCAGGATCAGGGTCGTCCCGGCCAGGCCAGCCAGGGGATATCCCGCTCAGGCGCCATGGATCGTGGTGCCCTGCGCCAGGCTAATCGCCTGGTGGGAAATGATGCCGATCAGGCCGGAATCGAGCTGGTCCATGGTGGTTTTCAGTGCATATCCAGAGGCGAACAGGTAGTCGCCATCACCGGTGCCGACGTGCCACTGATGCTGAAGACGGCTGATGGCAGACAATGGCCCTTGCTTACGCATCAACCGGTCGCTCTGGCTGATGGTGACACGCTCACGCTAGGCAGCCCACGTGCAGGTATACGCGCTTATCTGGCGATACGCGGCGGCTTTCAGGAGGAAGCTGTAGTGGGCAGCCGTTCTAGCGACACCCTGGCGGGCATCGGTCCAGCGCCTCTGGCCGTCGGCGACATCCTCGCCGTTTCTCCGCACCCTCTGCGTAGAGCCGTCGCGGCGCCAGAAGTGCCTATCCAGTCGCTTCCTACCCTGCACGATGTGGTGATGTTGGATGTTGAGCTGGGCCCGCGAACCGACTGGTTCAATGCGGATGCCATTCACATGCTGACCCAGCAGGAATGGCAGATCACAGCGCAATCCGACCGTGTTGGCCTGCGCCTCAAGGGCGAGGCCCCGCTCACTCGCCGCATTACGCATGAGCTCCCCAGTGAAGGTACTGTCCGCGGGGCCATTCAGGTACCCAGCAACGGCCAACCCGTATTGTTCATGGCGGATCACCCTCTGACCGGGGGATATCCCGTCATCGCCTGTGTCGCTCGCCACCACCTCGATCTTGCTGGGCAGCTCCCTGTCGGAGCTCGGGTGCGCTTCAACCCCATTACCGCTTTTGAGGCCAAGAGCATCGATGACTGA
- a CDS encoding LamB/YcsF family protein produces the protein MSVRIDLNSDLGESFGAWHMGDDAAMLNIVTSANVACGFHAGDPAGILDTLREAASKGVAVGAHVGYPDLVGFGRRNMAPSSRELIADVVYQIGALKGLAAAAGTRVSYVKPHGALYNTIAFDQRQATDVITAIRAIDADLILVGLAGSRVLELAREQGLRTVAEAFADRAYQADGQLVSRRTPGAVIHDPTEVAERMLQLVERGSVPSIDGSNVRLEANSICVHGDSPGAVEIARAVRNTLESAGVEIQPFSSAVSSSASAALTATVSTAAASAVAGDGS, from the coding sequence ATGTCAGTTCGTATCGACTTGAACAGTGATCTTGGCGAAAGCTTTGGCGCCTGGCACATGGGCGATGACGCCGCCATGTTGAACATTGTCACCAGTGCCAACGTGGCCTGCGGCTTCCATGCCGGTGACCCGGCGGGCATTCTCGACACCCTGCGCGAAGCTGCCAGCAAGGGCGTCGCCGTGGGTGCACATGTGGGCTACCCCGATCTGGTGGGTTTTGGCCGTCGCAACATGGCACCTTCCAGCCGCGAACTTATTGCTGATGTGGTCTACCAGATCGGCGCCCTGAAGGGATTGGCTGCGGCAGCCGGAACTCGTGTGAGTTACGTAAAACCCCACGGTGCCCTCTATAACACCATCGCCTTTGACCAACGCCAGGCGACTGATGTGATCACCGCGATCCGTGCCATTGATGCGGACCTGATACTGGTGGGACTGGCAGGTTCACGGGTGCTGGAACTGGCCAGGGAACAAGGATTGCGCACTGTCGCGGAGGCCTTTGCTGACCGGGCCTATCAGGCTGACGGTCAATTGGTGTCACGTCGCACTCCGGGGGCCGTCATCCATGACCCGACCGAGGTCGCTGAACGCATGCTACAGCTTGTCGAACGAGGCAGCGTGCCATCCATCGATGGCAGCAACGTCCGCCTCGAGGCCAACTCGATCTGTGTGCATGGCGATAGCCCTGGTGCTGTCGAGATAGCGCGTGCCGTACGCAACACACTGGAAAGCGCAGGCGTGGAGATCCAGCCCTTTTCATCTGCGGTCTCCTCTTCAGCCTCTGCCGCTTTGACAGCCACTGTTTCAACCGCTGCTGCTTCCGCTGTTGCCGGCGACGGGTCGTGA
- a CDS encoding NRAMP family divalent metal transporter codes for MSEQHATASTKDFAKARRSSLIAAIFLMATSATGPGFITQTATFTATLGAAFAFGILVSILIDFVVQLNIWNIITITRMRASDVANAAVPGSGYLLAVLVIFGGLVFNVGNIAGAGLGLNALLGIDVKLGGALSAATAIGIFLSRRAGMAVDRLIVVLGIMMMGLVLFVAFASQPPVGEALRQTVMPDTLNFAAITTIVGGTVGGYITYAGAHRILDQGLGGAENVQAVTKGALNGILVTGVMRFILFLAILGVVASGVTIDISSHAANPAAQAFQAAAGEFGLRAFGLILWAAGITSVIGAAYTSVSFTTVFKQGLSDTRRHHITVGFIAVSLAIFLTLGTPPAALLIFAGGFNGLILPLGLTIFMYVGWCRRDLMNDYAYPRWLLVLGSLTCLLTWYMGFESIGPIFSFLAA; via the coding sequence ATGAGCGAACAACATGCGACGGCATCGACAAAAGACTTTGCCAAGGCACGACGATCATCTCTGATTGCCGCCATCTTCTTGATGGCGACCTCAGCGACCGGCCCAGGGTTCATTACCCAGACAGCAACCTTTACCGCGACGCTGGGGGCCGCCTTTGCTTTCGGCATTCTCGTCTCGATCCTGATCGACTTCGTGGTGCAGCTGAACATCTGGAACATCATCACCATTACCCGCATGCGCGCCTCGGACGTGGCCAACGCTGCCGTTCCCGGCAGCGGTTATCTGCTGGCAGTACTGGTGATCTTCGGGGGCTTGGTGTTCAACGTCGGTAACATCGCCGGGGCGGGACTGGGTCTTAATGCGCTGCTGGGTATCGATGTCAAACTGGGCGGCGCACTGAGTGCCGCGACTGCCATCGGCATATTTCTCTCCCGCCGTGCAGGGATGGCCGTGGATCGCCTGATCGTCGTGCTCGGTATCATGATGATGGGGCTTGTACTGTTCGTTGCCTTTGCCTCTCAGCCTCCTGTCGGTGAAGCTCTGCGTCAGACCGTAATGCCGGATACTCTCAACTTCGCCGCCATCACCACCATTGTCGGCGGTACGGTTGGCGGTTATATCACCTACGCGGGCGCACACCGCATCCTTGACCAGGGACTGGGCGGAGCCGAGAACGTACAGGCCGTCACCAAGGGTGCCCTCAATGGCATCCTGGTCACTGGTGTCATGCGCTTCATTCTGTTTCTTGCCATTCTTGGCGTCGTCGCCAGCGGCGTGACCATCGACATTTCCAGCCACGCAGCCAATCCTGCCGCTCAGGCATTCCAGGCCGCGGCTGGTGAGTTCGGCCTGCGCGCCTTCGGCTTGATCCTGTGGGCCGCGGGCATTACCAGCGTGATTGGGGCCGCCTATACCTCAGTATCGTTCACCACCGTCTTCAAGCAGGGACTCTCCGATACCCGTCGCCATCACATCACGGTCGGCTTCATTGCCGTATCCCTGGCGATATTCCTGACACTGGGCACCCCTCCTGCTGCCCTGCTGATCTTCGCAGGAGGCTTCAATGGCCTGATCCTGCCTCTCGGCCTGACCATCTTCATGTACGTGGGCTGGTGCCGCAGAGACCTGATGAATGACTACGCCTATCCGCGTTGGCTGCTGGTACTTGGTTCACTTACCTGCCTGCTGACCTGGTACATGGGCTTCGAGTCCATCGGCCCCATCTTTTCCTTCCTGGCAGCCTGA
- a CDS encoding GntR family transcriptional regulator, translated as MTDIPSQQNLTTRIAEEMRRKLINGDFLPGQRLSEAALAQSLDISRNTLREVFRLLTKEGLVKHERNRGVFVAAPSLASIIDIYRVRRLIECQALAQAYPQHPAHDRMQEAVARAKRCLANKDWQGVGTANMEFHMATVELADSERLNAMFTQLLVELRLVFGLLKDPEFLHAPYVGKNEQILEQLDKGEFEKAAATLNDYLVQSERIVLAEYARRMNDAGVQVG; from the coding sequence ATGACTGACATCCCGAGCCAGCAGAACCTGACCACCCGCATTGCCGAGGAAATGCGCCGCAAGCTGATCAATGGCGATTTCCTGCCGGGGCAGAGGCTCTCGGAAGCGGCGCTGGCGCAAAGTCTGGATATCTCGCGTAATACCCTGCGCGAAGTATTTCGCCTGCTGACCAAGGAAGGTTTGGTCAAGCATGAGAGAAACCGTGGTGTTTTCGTTGCGGCACCGAGCCTTGCGTCAATCATTGACATCTATCGAGTACGGCGGCTGATTGAATGTCAGGCGTTGGCCCAGGCATATCCTCAGCACCCTGCACATGACCGCATGCAGGAAGCTGTCGCTCGAGCGAAGCGCTGCCTCGCTAACAAGGATTGGCAGGGGGTTGGTACGGCGAACATGGAATTCCACATGGCGACAGTAGAGCTTGCCGACAGTGAGCGTTTGAATGCCATGTTCACTCAGTTGCTGGTTGAGTTACGGCTGGTATTCGGCCTGCTCAAGGATCCCGAGTTTCTGCATGCCCCTTATGTGGGCAAGAACGAGCAGATTCTCGAGCAGTTGGACAAGGGAGAGTTTGAAAAGGCAGCGGCGACCCTCAATGACTATCTGGTGCAGTCGGAACGTATTGTGCTGGCAGAGTATGCCCGGCGGATGAACGATGCAGGAGTGCAGGTTGGCTGA
- a CDS encoding copper chaperone PCu(A)C produces MPSTRNNNMRRISHSWRWAVMATMLLAGVAQAAQLEVTEAKVSLLPGASPSAGYFNLHNAGDEPVTLVGAESPAFDQVHMHLSTDKDGVASMQMVHELELAPGETIKFAPKGYHLMLMNRNQPLAIGDEVEIVLQFAGEEPLPVNFDVVSPVSM; encoded by the coding sequence ATGCCGAGTACAAGAAACAACAATATGCGTCGTATTTCTCACTCATGGCGATGGGCCGTGATGGCTACCATGCTGCTTGCAGGCGTTGCCCAGGCAGCACAACTGGAAGTGACTGAAGCCAAGGTGAGCCTGCTGCCCGGGGCATCACCTTCTGCAGGTTATTTCAATCTGCATAATGCTGGCGACGAACCTGTGACCCTGGTCGGAGCGGAAAGTCCGGCCTTCGATCAGGTTCATATGCATCTCAGCACGGACAAGGATGGTGTGGCCAGCATGCAGATGGTGCATGAACTGGAGCTGGCTCCGGGAGAGACCATCAAGTTTGCACCGAAGGGTTATCACCTGATGTTGATGAATCGAAACCAGCCCCTGGCGATAGGGGATGAGGTCGAGATCGTACTGCAGTTTGCTGGAGAGGAGCCACTGCCAGTGAATTTCGACGTGGTTTCCCCTGTATCAATGTAG
- a CDS encoding SCO family protein gives MYKGLCTAFVSLWLTGCGDQSWQTTDISEMMPPLDFHLTDEDGKDVDAEDFQGKTTLLFFGYTHCPDVCPITLARLATAFRQVDDKAREDIQVLFVSVDPARDTPEIMKEYTNAFGPQFIGLTGSKSDIDAITNRYRVSYEYGEKDESGNYDVTHSSATFAFNREGDAQLLIRDDDPMKAVVSDLEALAEGS, from the coding sequence ATGTACAAGGGGTTATGCACGGCTTTCGTATCCTTGTGGCTGACAGGTTGCGGTGATCAGTCCTGGCAGACAACGGATATCTCCGAGATGATGCCTCCTCTCGACTTCCACTTGACCGACGAGGATGGCAAGGACGTGGATGCGGAGGACTTTCAAGGCAAGACCACGCTGTTGTTCTTTGGCTATACCCACTGTCCGGACGTTTGCCCGATCACGCTGGCCCGTCTTGCCACCGCTTTCAGGCAGGTTGATGACAAGGCTCGTGAAGACATTCAAGTGTTGTTTGTTTCGGTTGATCCGGCCCGGGATACTCCGGAGATCATGAAGGAATACACGAATGCATTCGGGCCACAGTTCATCGGACTGACAGGCAGCAAGTCTGACATCGATGCCATTACCAACCGGTATCGTGTTTCCTATGAATACGGAGAAAAGGACGAGAGCGGCAATTACGATGTCACCCACTCCAGCGCAACCTTTGCCTTCAACCGCGAGGGGGATGCGCAACTCCTGATTCGTGACGACGACCCAATGAAAGCGGTGGTGTCGGATCTTGAGGCGCTTGCCGAAGGAAGCTAA
- a CDS encoding alginate O-acetyltransferase AlgX-related protein, giving the protein MYQNIATRITTADSSMQKGIYDEASHQYSTILDDLDSLLPDLHIRLAESLVRERRFTDARNTIDRLLKYHPNHQGGLNFIDIIASEEAKKFSVKIKNINNPQRPPIFHLNKSIHDTIIKGKDLASFLLLGWARNLKEQDISILVDNGCITSYPLNANRPDVVKFFIEKHGIKREFIRNLCGFRHTIDLGGKRNIRIGLSVNGKADWYHEVDIQPVRQVIEGKDGWLFLTNHADSTVKQHTGETLLNDATITTWKNFSRNFNKKKNALYVISNSKEKVFPELYPYPQGDFTITEQVEEIFRDFGVNYINPVEKCSKDRNSYYRTDTHWSDLGAFICFKECMHRLGYQHDYDQYFSFFEREVYGDLGSKLYPPAKDPKKTLKMIGLLRSRLAFNNQIPGAGNVKVFTNPNPMFDKNILMFGGSSLSAGNFSKFFSLFFSRVVAINLPGSYVQEIADHEQADHVIVQTNERYLIQPGRVYESLSEAKPLAAASKLGSKEKSRIFKELRKTAGFGFYKKIIMG; this is encoded by the coding sequence ATGTATCAAAATATCGCAACCAGGATTACGACAGCAGACTCATCAATGCAGAAAGGGATATATGATGAGGCATCACACCAATACAGTACCATCCTTGATGACCTGGACAGCCTGCTGCCCGACTTGCATATTCGCTTGGCAGAATCTCTTGTAAGAGAGAGAAGATTTACCGATGCAAGAAATACAATAGACAGATTGCTTAAATATCATCCCAACCATCAAGGTGGGTTGAACTTCATCGACATCATTGCCAGTGAAGAAGCAAAGAAGTTCAGCGTCAAGATAAAAAACATAAACAACCCACAGCGCCCACCAATCTTTCACCTCAACAAGTCAATCCATGACACCATTATCAAGGGAAAGGATCTGGCTTCTTTCCTGCTTTTGGGCTGGGCAAGAAACCTGAAAGAACAAGATATTTCCATACTGGTGGATAACGGATGCATCACATCGTATCCATTAAACGCCAACAGGCCCGATGTTGTTAAATTTTTCATTGAAAAACATGGGATTAAAAGAGAATTCATAAGAAACCTATGCGGTTTCAGGCATACTATCGATCTAGGAGGAAAGAGGAATATAAGAATTGGCCTCTCCGTTAACGGAAAAGCTGACTGGTACCATGAGGTTGATATACAGCCCGTGCGTCAAGTCATCGAGGGCAAGGATGGATGGCTCTTCTTGACCAACCATGCAGATTCTACTGTCAAGCAGCACACAGGGGAAACCTTGTTAAATGATGCCACGATCACTACCTGGAAAAATTTTTCAAGAAATTTCAATAAAAAGAAAAATGCATTATATGTAATATCAAACTCCAAAGAGAAGGTGTTTCCTGAACTTTACCCGTATCCACAAGGTGATTTCACTATCACCGAGCAAGTCGAAGAGATATTCCGTGACTTTGGTGTAAACTATATCAATCCTGTTGAGAAATGCAGCAAAGATAGAAACAGCTATTATAGAACGGATACACACTGGAGTGACCTCGGAGCCTTTATCTGCTTCAAGGAATGCATGCACAGGTTAGGCTATCAGCATGACTATGATCAATATTTCTCTTTCTTTGAAAGAGAGGTATATGGTGACCTGGGGTCCAAGCTTTATCCTCCCGCCAAGGATCCTAAAAAGACATTGAAAATGATAGGTCTGCTGCGTTCAAGGCTGGCTTTCAACAATCAGATCCCTGGTGCCGGTAACGTCAAGGTGTTCACAAACCCCAACCCCATGTTTGACAAGAACATACTCATGTTCGGGGGATCATCCTTGAGTGCCGGCAACTTCTCTAAATTCTTTTCACTTTTCTTTTCCCGGGTAGTCGCCATCAACCTTCCTGGTAGCTACGTACAGGAAATTGCCGATCATGAACAGGCTGACCATGTCATCGTGCAAACGAATGAGCGTTACCTGATCCAGCCTGGGCGAGTCTATGAAAGCCTGTCGGAAGCAAAGCCTCTTGCCGCCGCATCCAAACTAGGGAGCAAAGAGAAGTCCAGGATATTCAAGGAATTAAGAAAAACCGCCGGCTTCGGCTTCTACAAGAAGATCATAATGGGCTGA
- the soxR gene encoding redox-sensitive transcriptional activator SoxR, with protein MKKTASGNPKRVLSVGEVAQRSGVPISTVHFYESKGLISSTRNAGNQRRFAPVMLRYIAVIKVAQRAGIPLEEIRQTLGSYPPSSKLTASQWHEISSLWRDMLDERIKRLTRLRDEMDRCIGCGCLSLEECPLRNPDDVLGEKGPGARILERP; from the coding sequence ATGAAGAAAACAGCATCAGGAAATCCAAAACGGGTACTGAGCGTCGGGGAAGTTGCTCAGCGTAGTGGCGTGCCAATATCTACCGTGCACTTCTACGAGTCCAAGGGATTGATCAGCAGCACACGCAACGCAGGCAATCAGAGGCGTTTTGCCCCAGTCATGCTGCGCTATATCGCTGTCATCAAGGTCGCCCAACGCGCTGGTATTCCGCTGGAAGAAATTCGTCAGACACTGGGCAGCTACCCGCCAAGCAGCAAATTGACCGCTTCTCAATGGCACGAAATCTCATCACTCTGGCGGGACATGCTTGATGAGCGTATCAAGAGACTCACGCGCTTGCGGGACGAAATGGATCGCTGTATCGGTTGTGGTTGCCTATCTCTGGAGGAATGCCCGTTACGCAATCCCGATGATGTTCTTGGGGAGAAAGGGCCCGGTGCCAGAATACTGGAGCGGCCCTAG
- a CDS encoding efflux RND transporter periplasmic adaptor subunit: protein MNKSVAQAGVMIAIVAIVIVVVVFLSGQPDASAENAWPATKVALAEVKRRTPPRAFFGIGELEAIRQVQVAAETSGRVSQLEFDSGQKVERGQVLVQLNDAPERAERVRLQAQLRNAQALLQRLNSLAAQSATTPEQRDNAEAQRDMARGELQQVEARLEQKAIRAPFSGTVGIRRVHLGQYLSAGDTIASLVDADQMHANFALDEEAIPQLRPGQPVELEVDAYPGRTFLGVISAVDPLVDAARMAQVQATLANEDGELHAGMYASIRVPRLDDAEVLSVPETAVTYTAYGETVFIVEPGQRQSLSVKRVAIETGERWQGYVAIDKGLDEGDRVVTSGQLKLSDGMVVEPLEHDTLQASRDVATLESSSTREEAQ from the coding sequence ATGAATAAAAGCGTCGCTCAAGCAGGCGTGATGATAGCCATTGTGGCCATTGTCATCGTCGTCGTTGTGTTCTTGTCGGGACAGCCCGATGCATCAGCAGAAAATGCCTGGCCTGCGACCAAGGTGGCGTTGGCAGAAGTAAAGCGCCGCACCCCACCTCGCGCATTTTTTGGTATCGGTGAACTCGAGGCTATTCGTCAGGTGCAAGTCGCAGCGGAAACATCCGGTAGGGTGTCTCAGCTGGAATTCGACTCTGGCCAGAAGGTCGAGCGAGGCCAGGTGCTGGTCCAGCTAAATGATGCACCAGAACGTGCAGAGCGGGTACGCCTGCAAGCTCAGCTGCGTAATGCGCAAGCTTTGTTGCAACGCCTTAACAGCCTGGCGGCGCAAAGCGCTACGACTCCCGAGCAGCGCGATAATGCAGAAGCCCAGAGGGATATGGCGCGTGGTGAGTTGCAGCAGGTTGAAGCGCGTCTTGAGCAGAAGGCCATTCGAGCGCCATTTTCAGGAACCGTTGGTATCCGCCGGGTGCATCTTGGCCAGTATCTGAGTGCCGGTGATACCATCGCCAGCCTTGTTGATGCTGATCAAATGCATGCCAATTTCGCCCTGGATGAAGAGGCGATACCCCAACTTCGGCCAGGTCAACCGGTGGAGCTGGAGGTAGATGCCTATCCCGGTCGCACTTTCCTTGGTGTGATCAGTGCTGTTGACCCTCTGGTCGATGCAGCGCGCATGGCACAGGTCCAAGCAACCTTGGCCAATGAAGACGGAGAGCTGCATGCCGGGATGTACGCCAGCATTCGCGTACCACGCTTGGATGATGCTGAGGTACTGAGCGTGCCTGAAACTGCAGTGACCTATACCGCATACGGTGAGACGGTCTTCATCGTCGAGCCTGGTCAACGGCAGTCGCTCAGCGTCAAGCGCGTGGCGATCGAGACAGGCGAACGTTGGCAGGGCTATGTAGCGATTGACAAAGGCCTCGATGAAGGTGATCGAGTCGTGACCTCCGGGCAGCTCAAGCTCAGTGATGGCATGGTCGTTGAGCCACTGGAACATGACACTCTGCAGGCGTCACGTGACGTTGCCACACTCGAATCCTCCTCCACCAGGGAGGAAGCTCAGTGA